A window of the Pseudomonas furukawaii genome harbors these coding sequences:
- a CDS encoding IS110 family RNA-guided transposase, with protein MTTQSPIIGIDVAKDSLSLYRADLDQYCTLDNDARSIRAWLKTLPGDCALAVEATSTYHVQLVDLAHARGHRLYVIDGYRLSNYRKGIGGRIKTDASDARLLARYLAHEQAQLRVWQPAGKAYRLLQSLLRRRATLIRSATALRQSFGHDTQFKVSMKAALSSLKRLEQRLDQDIAQALKDAGLAEQAKRCRAIEGIGPLTAAALNMAFQRGPFRNSDAFIAFLGLDVRAKESGRYSGRRKLSKQGDPEVRRLLHNAAMAASRTKAWQKLYLGYLERGLKKTEALTILARKLARIAFALMKTQQPYRSPTCTAG; from the coding sequence ATGACAACCCAATCCCCCATCATCGGCATCGACGTGGCCAAGGACAGCCTGAGCCTGTATCGCGCCGACCTGGACCAGTACTGCACCCTGGACAATGACGCCCGCAGCATCCGCGCCTGGCTGAAGACGCTCCCCGGCGACTGTGCCTTGGCAGTGGAAGCCACCAGCACCTATCACGTGCAGCTGGTCGACCTGGCCCATGCGCGTGGTCATCGCCTCTATGTCATTGATGGCTATCGCCTGAGCAATTACCGCAAGGGCATCGGTGGCCGCATCAAGACCGACGCCAGCGATGCCCGTCTACTGGCCCGTTATCTGGCCCACGAACAGGCCCAACTGCGGGTCTGGCAACCCGCCGGCAAGGCTTACCGGCTGCTGCAAAGCCTGCTGCGACGCCGGGCGACGCTGATCCGCAGTGCCACGGCGCTGCGCCAGAGCTTTGGCCATGACACCCAGTTCAAGGTGTCGATGAAAGCGGCGCTCAGCTCCCTCAAGCGCCTGGAGCAGCGCCTCGATCAGGACATTGCCCAGGCCCTGAAGGACGCTGGCCTGGCCGAGCAGGCCAAGCGTTGCCGGGCCATTGAAGGCATCGGCCCGCTAACCGCAGCAGCCCTGAACATGGCCTTTCAGCGTGGCCCCTTCCGCAACAGCGACGCCTTCATCGCCTTCCTGGGCCTGGATGTGCGCGCGAAGGAATCGGGGCGCTACAGCGGACGCCGCAAGTTGAGCAAACAGGGCGATCCGGAGGTCCGGCGGCTGCTACACAATGCCGCCATGGCCGCCAGTCGCACCAAAGCTTGGCAGAAGCTCTATCTGGGCTACCTGGAGCGTGGTCTGAAAAAGACCGAAGCCCTGACCATCCTGGCACGGAAACTGGCTCGAATTGCCTTCGCCCTCATGAAGACCCAGCAGCCGTATCGGTCACCAACCTGTACGGCGGGGTAG
- a CDS encoding MFS transporter, with the protein MRDIDVSALLDGARFNAFHGRVLFWCALIIIFDGYDLVIYGVVLPALMQAWNLSALEAGLLGSCALVGMMLGALFFGPLSDRIGRRRTIMTCVILFSGFTVINGFARSPEEFAACRFIAGLGIGGVMPNVVALMNEYAPKKIRSTLVAIMFSGYSVGGMLSAGLGMALMPTWGWQSVFFVAVVPLLVLPLLVRQLPESINFLLRRGDQARARGLLQRALPDHDLMPEDRLVAAQGQGSKVAISQLFHDGRTLNTLMLWLAFFCCLLMVYALGSWLPKLMTAAGYGLNSSLAFLLVLNFGAIFGAIGGGWLGDRIGLGRVLLGFFATGALSLALLALKSPLPVLYGLIGIAGACTIGTQILANACTVQFYPAHIRSTGLGWAMGVGRIGAIIGPLLGGALHAAQLPLQASFLAFAAPGVVGALAILVFLRHRPGQGAPHVGRSIPSTAS; encoded by the coding sequence ATGCGTGATATCGACGTTTCCGCCCTGCTGGACGGGGCCCGCTTCAATGCCTTCCATGGGCGCGTGCTGTTCTGGTGCGCGCTGATCATCATTTTCGACGGCTACGACCTGGTCATCTACGGCGTGGTATTGCCGGCGCTGATGCAGGCCTGGAACCTCAGCGCCCTGGAGGCCGGTCTGCTCGGCAGCTGCGCCCTGGTGGGGATGATGCTGGGCGCGCTGTTCTTCGGTCCGCTGTCGGACCGCATCGGCCGCCGCCGCACCATCATGACCTGCGTGATCCTCTTCAGCGGCTTCACCGTCATCAACGGCTTCGCCCGCAGCCCCGAAGAGTTCGCGGCCTGCCGCTTCATCGCCGGACTGGGGATCGGCGGCGTCATGCCCAATGTGGTGGCGCTGATGAACGAGTACGCGCCGAAGAAGATCCGCAGCACCCTGGTGGCCATCATGTTCAGCGGCTACTCGGTGGGCGGCATGCTGTCGGCCGGGCTCGGCATGGCGCTGATGCCCACCTGGGGCTGGCAGTCGGTGTTCTTCGTGGCGGTGGTGCCGCTGCTGGTGCTGCCCCTGCTGGTGCGTCAGTTGCCGGAGTCCATCAACTTCCTGCTGCGCAGGGGGGACCAGGCGCGGGCCCGCGGCCTGCTCCAGCGTGCGCTGCCGGATCACGACCTGATGCCGGAGGATCGCCTGGTGGCGGCCCAGGGGCAGGGGAGCAAGGTGGCGATTTCCCAGTTGTTCCACGACGGTCGCACCCTCAACACCCTGATGCTCTGGCTGGCCTTCTTCTGCTGCCTGCTGATGGTCTACGCCCTGGGCTCCTGGCTGCCGAAGCTGATGACCGCCGCCGGCTACGGCCTGAACTCCAGCCTTGCGTTCCTGCTGGTGCTGAACTTCGGGGCCATCTTCGGCGCCATCGGAGGCGGCTGGCTGGGTGACCGCATCGGCCTCGGCCGGGTGCTGCTGGGCTTCTTCGCCACCGGTGCCCTGTCCCTGGCGCTGCTGGCATTGAAATCCCCGTTGCCGGTGCTCTATGGGCTCATCGGTATCGCCGGCGCCTGCACCATCGGCACCCAGATCCTCGCCAATGCCTGCACGGTGCAGTTCTACCCGGCGCATATCCGCTCCACGGGCCTCGGCTGGGCCATGGGCGTGGGTCGCATCGGCGCCATCATCGGCCCGCTGCTGGGTGGTGCCCTGCATGCCGCGCAACTCCCGCTGCAGGCGAGCTTCCTCGCCTTCGCCGCGCCGGGCGTGGTCGGCGCCCTGGCGATCCTGGTGTTCCTCCGGCACCGGCCGGGGCAGGGCGCTCCGCACGTCGGGCGGTCGATCCCCTCTACGGCCAGCTGA
- the salA gene encoding salicylate 1-monooxygenase, which translates to MTTQPALRIGIIGGGISGVALALDLCRHSHLEVQLFESAPAFGEVGAGVSFGANAVRAIAGLGLAEPYAQVADRTPEPWQDIWFEWRRGSDAGYLGASVAPGVGQSSVHRADFLDVLASRLPEGVARFNKRAVAVEQEGAGVRVRFTDGSDYRGDLLIAADGIKSALRNHVLEGIGAAPAAPRFTGTCAYRGMIDSLRLREAYRAAGVDEHLVDVPQMYLGLDGHILTFPVKQGRVINVVAFISDRSRPDPQWPADAPWVREASQREMLDAFAGWGDAARVLLECIPAPTHWALHDLAELPGYVHGRVALIGDAAHAMLPHQGAGAGQGLEDAWFLARLLGDPRARDAAPEALLAAYDALRRPRACRVQRTSWEAGELYELRDPQVGNDEQALGATLASRFDWLWNHDLEADLADARRRLGWEALSHCA; encoded by the coding sequence ATGACCACACAGCCAGCCTTGCGCATCGGCATCATCGGCGGCGGAATTTCCGGCGTCGCCCTGGCACTGGACCTGTGCCGCCACTCGCACCTCGAGGTCCAGCTCTTCGAATCCGCCCCCGCCTTCGGTGAAGTCGGCGCCGGCGTGTCCTTCGGCGCCAACGCCGTCCGCGCCATCGCCGGCCTCGGCCTGGCCGAGCCCTACGCCCAGGTTGCCGACCGCACCCCCGAGCCCTGGCAGGACATCTGGTTCGAGTGGCGCCGGGGCAGCGACGCCGGCTACCTGGGGGCCAGCGTGGCGCCCGGCGTGGGCCAGTCCTCGGTGCACCGCGCCGACTTCCTCGATGTGCTGGCCAGCCGCCTGCCCGAGGGCGTGGCCCGCTTCAACAAGCGCGCGGTCGCCGTGGAGCAGGAGGGCGCCGGAGTGCGCGTGCGCTTCACCGATGGCAGCGACTACCGGGGCGACCTGCTGATCGCCGCCGACGGCATCAAGTCGGCCCTGCGCAACCATGTGCTGGAAGGCATCGGCGCGGCGCCTGCCGCACCGCGCTTCACCGGCACCTGTGCCTACCGGGGCATGATCGACAGCCTGCGCCTGCGCGAGGCCTACCGCGCCGCCGGGGTGGACGAGCACCTGGTGGACGTGCCGCAGATGTACCTCGGGCTGGACGGCCACATCCTCACCTTCCCGGTGAAGCAGGGCCGCGTCATCAATGTGGTGGCCTTCATCTCCGACCGCAGCCGGCCCGATCCGCAGTGGCCGGCGGACGCGCCCTGGGTGCGCGAGGCCAGCCAGCGGGAAATGCTCGACGCCTTCGCCGGCTGGGGCGACGCCGCGCGGGTGTTGCTGGAATGCATTCCGGCGCCCACCCACTGGGCGCTCCACGACCTGGCCGAGCTACCGGGCTACGTCCACGGCCGCGTCGCGCTGATCGGCGATGCCGCCCACGCCATGTTGCCGCACCAAGGCGCGGGTGCCGGGCAGGGCCTTGAAGATGCCTGGTTCCTGGCACGCCTGCTGGGTGATCCGCGCGCGCGGGATGCCGCGCCGGAGGCGCTGCTGGCGGCCTATGACGCGCTCCGTCGTCCCCGTGCCTGCCGGGTGCAGCGCACCTCCTGGGAGGCCGGCGAGCTTTACGAATTGCGGGACCCGCAGGTCGGCAACGACGAACAGGCCCTGGGCGCCACCCTGGCCAGCCGCTTCGACTGGCTGTGGAACCACGACCTGGAGGCCGACCTGGCCGATGCCCGGCGCCGACTGGGTTGGGAGGCGCTGAGCCACTGCGCCTGA
- a CDS encoding LysR family transcriptional regulator: protein MDIRDLDLNLLVVFNQLLIDRRVSTAADNLGLTQPAVSNALKRLRTSLQDDLFVRTYQGMAPTPYAEQLAEPVSLAIHTLREALGRQDSFEPASAERTFTLAMTDIGEIYFTPRLMDALTRLAPGCRISTVRNTSVSLIEALQNGTVDLAVGLLPNLQAGFFTRRLFHHRYVCMCRRDHPVTRQPLTLERFCEHGHVRVVAATTGHGEVDAHMARLGIQRDIRLEVPHFVAVGHILQRTDLLATVPERFAESCVEPFGLVALPHPARLPEIDINLFWHAKYHRDPANRWLRQLMVELFAD from the coding sequence ATGGATATCCGTGATCTGGACCTGAACCTGCTGGTGGTCTTCAACCAATTGCTGATCGACCGCCGCGTCTCCACCGCGGCGGACAACCTGGGGCTCACCCAGCCCGCCGTCAGCAACGCCCTCAAGCGTCTGCGCACCAGCCTGCAGGACGACCTGTTCGTACGCACCTACCAGGGCATGGCCCCCACGCCCTACGCCGAGCAACTGGCGGAGCCCGTCTCCCTGGCGATCCACACCCTGCGGGAAGCGCTGGGCCGCCAGGACAGCTTCGAGCCCGCCAGCGCCGAGCGCACCTTCACCCTCGCCATGACCGACATTGGCGAGATCTACTTCACCCCCCGACTGATGGACGCCCTGACGCGCCTGGCACCCGGCTGCCGAATCAGCACCGTGCGCAACACCTCGGTCTCGCTGATCGAGGCCCTGCAGAACGGCACCGTCGACCTGGCCGTGGGGCTGCTGCCGAACCTCCAGGCCGGCTTCTTCACCCGCCGCCTGTTCCACCACCGCTACGTCTGCATGTGCCGTCGCGATCACCCCGTCACCCGCCAGCCGCTGACCCTGGAGCGCTTCTGCGAGCACGGCCACGTGCGGGTGGTCGCCGCCACCACCGGCCACGGCGAGGTGGACGCCCACATGGCGCGCCTGGGTATCCAGCGGGACATCCGCCTGGAGGTGCCCCACTTCGTCGCGGTCGGCCACATCCTCCAGCGCACCGACCTGCTGGCCACGGTGCCGGAGCGTTTCGCCGAGTCCTGCGTCGAGCCCTTCGGCCTGGTGGCCCTGCCCCACCCGGCTCGACTGCCGGAGATCGACATCAACCTGTTCTGGCACGCGAAATACCACCGCGATCCGGCCAATCGCTGGCTGCGGCAACTGATGGTGGAACTCTTCGCCGATTGA
- a CDS encoding LysR family transcriptional regulator, which produces MAFDRLEAMRAFCRIVELGSFTRAADALGLAKTTVSGQILGLESLLGVKLLHRTTRRVTPTTDGAAYYERARALLDDIDELEAAVAQNRTVARGRVRVEMPSPVGICLVIPALPDFAARHPEVRLDIGCSERVVDLVQEGVDCALRGGPVTDPDLVCRPVGLMRFCLCAAPSYLRDSAPLLTPDDLPQQRFLGFTFPGGKPMTPSLECGERRYSIDQTPVMRFNHGGSYLTAALAGLGVVCVPRAEARPHLDTGALVELLPDWTPGSMPISLVYPQTRHLSPRVRAFADWAAALMAGDPLWRLPAA; this is translated from the coding sequence ATGGCCTTCGATCGACTGGAAGCGATGCGCGCCTTCTGCCGTATCGTCGAATTGGGGAGCTTCACCCGGGCGGCGGACGCCCTGGGCCTGGCGAAGACCACCGTCTCCGGCCAGATACTGGGGCTGGAGTCGCTGCTCGGGGTCAAGCTGCTGCACCGCACCACGCGCCGCGTCACGCCCACCACCGACGGTGCCGCCTACTACGAGCGCGCCCGCGCGCTGCTGGACGATATCGATGAGCTGGAAGCGGCGGTGGCGCAGAACCGCACCGTGGCGCGGGGGCGGGTGCGGGTGGAGATGCCGTCGCCGGTGGGCATCTGCCTGGTGATTCCGGCACTGCCGGATTTCGCCGCGCGGCATCCCGAGGTGCGGCTGGATATCGGTTGCAGCGAGCGGGTGGTGGACCTGGTGCAGGAGGGCGTGGACTGCGCCCTGCGCGGCGGGCCGGTGACGGACCCGGACCTGGTCTGCCGGCCGGTGGGGCTGATGCGTTTCTGCCTGTGCGCGGCGCCGAGCTATCTCCGGGACAGCGCGCCGCTGCTCACGCCCGACGACCTGCCCCAGCAGCGCTTCCTGGGCTTCACCTTCCCGGGCGGCAAGCCCATGACGCCGTCGCTGGAGTGCGGCGAGCGGCGCTACAGCATCGACCAGACACCCGTGATGCGCTTCAACCACGGGGGCAGTTACCTGACGGCCGCCCTCGCCGGGCTGGGCGTCGTCTGCGTCCCCCGGGCCGAGGCCCGTCCGCACCTGGACACAGGCGCCCTGGTGGAGCTGCTGCCGGATTGGACGCCCGGGAGCATGCCCATCAGCCTCGTGTATCCCCAGACCCGGCACCTGTCTCCCCGCGTGCGGGCCTTCGCCGACTGGGCCGCCGCGCTGATGGCGGGCGACCCGCTATGGCGCCTGCCGGCCGCCTGA
- a CDS encoding carboxymuconolactone decarboxylase family protein, whose translation MSTQRLDYYQAAPQVMKAMIGLEKATSESVLPAPLRELVRIRASQINGCAYCVDLHTREAAKAGESLKRLMAIAVWQETPFFDERERAALLWAETLTLVASTRAPEDVYRQVAAVFDDRELAELTFVIAAINAWNRFGVGFGMQPE comes from the coding sequence ATGAGCACGCAACGCCTCGACTACTACCAAGCCGCACCCCAGGTGATGAAGGCCATGATCGGCCTCGAGAAAGCCACGTCCGAATCGGTGCTGCCAGCGCCCCTGAGAGAACTGGTGCGGATCCGCGCCTCGCAGATCAACGGCTGCGCCTACTGCGTGGACCTGCACACCCGGGAAGCGGCCAAGGCCGGGGAAAGCCTTAAGCGACTGATGGCCATCGCGGTGTGGCAGGAAACGCCCTTCTTCGACGAACGCGAGCGGGCCGCGCTGCTCTGGGCCGAGACCCTGACCCTGGTGGCCAGCACCCGCGCACCGGAGGACGTCTATCGGCAGGTCGCGGCGGTCTTTGATGACCGGGAACTGGCCGAACTGACCTTCGTCATCGCCGCCATCAACGCCTGGAATCGCTTCGGTGTCGGTTTCGGGATGCAACCGGAGTGA
- a CDS encoding cupin domain-containing protein produces the protein MNPYAKALCVAVATLLATPVLAHGDGAGEEVVTSIARTTLPPKAFSHATALRVDFAPGATSTAHRHPGHVFAVVLSGEVESALDGHPPRRYKAGDAWYEHPGQLHRVTRNASDSEPATLVAWLLSDGKEALVQPVKLKR, from the coding sequence ATGAACCCCTACGCCAAAGCCCTTTGCGTCGCCGTCGCCACCCTGCTCGCTACGCCCGTCCTGGCCCACGGCGACGGGGCCGGCGAAGAGGTGGTCACCTCCATCGCCCGGACCACCCTGCCGCCCAAGGCCTTCTCTCACGCCACGGCGCTTCGCGTCGACTTCGCCCCCGGTGCGACCTCCACCGCCCATCGCCATCCGGGCCATGTGTTCGCCGTGGTGCTGAGCGGCGAGGTGGAATCCGCCCTCGACGGCCACCCCCCGCGCCGCTACAAGGCCGGCGACGCCTGGTACGAACACCCCGGGCAGCTGCACCGCGTCACCCGCAACGCCAGCGACAGCGAACCCGCCACGCTGGTGGCCTGGCTGCTCTCGGATGGCAAGGAAGCATTGGTGCAGCCGGTGAAGCTGAAACGCTAG
- a CDS encoding acyl-CoA dehydrogenase family protein, which yields MNFSLPDDLLALQSRVREFIAREILPMEQDPRQTAHGPRADLRQELVAKARSWGLLTPHASREMGGLGLSHVAKAVLFEEAAYSPLGPTAMNIHAPDEGNIHLMEVVATEAQKDRWLRPLVQGHIRSCFAMTEPAPGAGSDPSMLATTAVRDGDHYVINGQKWLITGAEGASFAIIMARTEDGNATMFLTDTDRPGFRLERMMDSLDTCFTGGHAVLRFENLRVPASDVLGEVGKGFRYAQVRLAPARLTHCMRWLGQARRAHDVACAYAARRESFGRKLGEHQGVGFMLADNEMDLLTTRLAIWHCAWVLDQGERGNTESSMVKVISSEGIWRVIDRSVQVLGGQGVTSEAIVDRIFRDARGFRIYDGPNEVHRMSLAKKILARGQGGAD from the coding sequence ATGAACTTTTCCCTTCCAGATGACCTGCTGGCCCTGCAATCCCGTGTCCGTGAGTTCATCGCGCGCGAGATCCTGCCCATGGAGCAGGACCCCCGACAGACCGCTCACGGCCCCCGCGCGGATTTGCGTCAGGAGCTGGTGGCCAAGGCCCGCAGCTGGGGGCTGCTGACACCCCATGCGTCCCGTGAGATGGGTGGGCTCGGCCTCTCCCACGTCGCCAAGGCGGTGCTGTTCGAGGAGGCGGCCTATTCGCCGCTCGGTCCGACGGCCATGAATATCCACGCGCCGGACGAAGGCAATATCCACCTGATGGAAGTGGTGGCCACCGAGGCCCAGAAGGACCGCTGGTTGCGTCCGCTGGTCCAGGGCCATATCCGCTCCTGCTTCGCCATGACCGAACCGGCGCCGGGCGCGGGCTCCGATCCTTCCATGCTCGCGACCACCGCCGTGCGCGATGGCGACCATTACGTCATCAACGGACAGAAGTGGCTGATCACCGGAGCGGAGGGGGCCAGCTTCGCGATCATCATGGCGCGTACCGAGGACGGAAACGCCACCATGTTCCTCACCGACACCGATCGCCCCGGTTTCAGGCTGGAACGGATGATGGATTCCCTGGATACCTGCTTCACCGGCGGGCATGCGGTGCTGCGCTTCGAAAACCTGAGGGTGCCGGCCTCCGACGTGCTGGGCGAAGTGGGCAAGGGCTTCCGCTATGCGCAGGTGCGCCTGGCGCCGGCTCGCCTGACCCACTGCATGCGCTGGCTGGGGCAAGCCCGTCGAGCCCATGACGTGGCCTGCGCCTATGCGGCGCGGCGCGAATCCTTTGGCCGGAAGCTGGGCGAACACCAGGGCGTGGGCTTCATGCTGGCGGACAACGAGATGGACCTGCTCACCACCCGGCTCGCCATCTGGCACTGCGCCTGGGTGCTGGACCAGGGCGAGCGGGGCAATACCGAATCGAGCATGGTCAAGGTGATCAGCTCCGAGGGCATCTGGCGAGTGATCGATCGCAGTGTCCAGGTACTGGGAGGCCAGGGTGTGACCAGCGAGGCGATCGTCGATCGGATCTTCCGGGATGCGCGGGGGTTCCGGATCTATGACGGTCCCAACGAGGTGCACCGCATGAGCCTGGCGAAGAAGATCCTCGCTCGTGGGCAAGGCGGTGCCGACTGA
- a CDS encoding histidine phosphatase family protein: protein MTADSRPTVRRRCYLVRHGQVDYFDEQGRPLDPRGVSLSRTGTHQARALGQVLQGVRLGRALCSDYPRARQTLDLVLMERDMPIESLPELREIRAGRLREIPREELRDRVLGTYRSAGDPGASFLGGERWDAFQARVLSRFLELLQDPGWEHLLIVSHDAVNRILLGWATGLGLSGIAAFEQDNACLNVIDIDMQDCQVVGAMVRLLNFTPYDPHKAGIHETVLEHLFSAIQPDGLKA, encoded by the coding sequence ATGACCGCTGACTCCCGGCCGACCGTTCGACGGCGCTGCTACCTGGTGCGTCATGGGCAGGTCGATTACTTCGACGAGCAAGGCCGGCCCCTCGATCCACGTGGTGTTTCGCTATCGCGCACCGGGACGCACCAGGCCCGGGCCCTGGGGCAGGTGTTGCAGGGGGTGCGATTGGGCCGGGCCCTCTGCTCCGACTACCCCCGCGCCCGCCAGACCCTCGATCTGGTGCTGATGGAGCGCGACATGCCCATCGAGTCGCTGCCGGAGCTACGCGAGATCCGCGCCGGGCGCCTGCGAGAGATTCCCCGGGAAGAGCTGCGGGATCGGGTACTCGGCACCTATCGCAGCGCCGGTGACCCCGGCGCCAGTTTCCTGGGCGGTGAGCGCTGGGATGCTTTCCAGGCCAGGGTGCTGAGCCGGTTCCTCGAACTGCTCCAGGACCCCGGCTGGGAACACCTGCTGATCGTCAGCCACGACGCGGTAAACCGGATCCTGCTGGGCTGGGCCACAGGACTGGGGCTGTCCGGCATCGCGGCGTTCGAGCAGGACAACGCTTGCCTCAACGTCATCGATATCGACATGCAGGACTGCCAGGTCGTGGGCGCCATGGTCCGCCTGCTCAATTTCACGCCCTACGACCCCCACAAGGCCGGCATCCACGAAACCGTCCTCGAACACCTTTTCAGCGCCATTCAGCCAGATGGGCTGAAGGCGTGA
- a CDS encoding DUF6285 domain-containing protein, translating into MTRPDATELLTTARCLLLEGLLPALPSELGYDARMIASALAMAAREIELGPQAAELEEGALARVLEPHGLAGLTREDARALLSQFIREGVFDRPGPDRQRLLEALGAITRARLRISNPKVLDHDR; encoded by the coding sequence ATGACCAGGCCCGATGCCACCGAACTCCTGACCACCGCGCGCTGCCTGCTCCTTGAGGGGCTGCTGCCGGCTTTGCCGTCCGAGTTGGGTTATGACGCCCGGATGATCGCCAGCGCGCTTGCCATGGCGGCCCGCGAGATCGAACTGGGCCCCCAGGCGGCCGAGCTCGAAGAGGGTGCCCTGGCCCGCGTGCTGGAACCGCACGGGCTGGCCGGGTTGACCCGGGAGGATGCCCGGGCGTTGCTGAGCCAGTTCATTCGAGAGGGCGTATTCGACCGTCCCGGCCCTGACCGGCAGCGCCTGCTGGAGGCCCTGGGGGCGATCACCCGCGCCCGGCTGCGGATCAGCAATCCGAAGGTGCTCGACCATGACCGCTGA
- a CDS encoding phosphotransferase family protein — MHSIPSPSSCPARVDVPDALAALARFITLRLGCERVQIDACQRLSGGAIQENWLIRARVLNGGLQADRRWVLRTDSPSSVAASMERSQEFAVLRAVHQAGVKVPEPLWLCQDATVLGRDFFLMQALGGSANGHRLSTDPELEPMRKGLCHELGASLARLHGITPDHPELGFLPTPAPDPVQASIDQYRHYLDALPGSHPVIEWGLRWCELNRPQPRPSRLIHRDYRTGNYMVEAGHLAGVLDWEFAGWGDPREDLGWFTARCWRFARPDREAGGVGALEDFLGGYQEESGYRPDRDELRYWQLMAHLRWAVVALQQVQRHLSGQQQSLELALTGRMVPELEQEILKLSGAPT; from the coding sequence ATGCACAGCATTCCTTCCCCTTCATCCTGCCCGGCCCGGGTCGACGTTCCGGACGCCCTGGCGGCTCTGGCGCGCTTCATCACCCTGCGCCTGGGTTGCGAGCGCGTCCAGATCGACGCCTGCCAGCGCCTGTCCGGCGGTGCCATCCAGGAAAACTGGCTGATTCGGGCCAGGGTGCTCAATGGCGGTTTGCAGGCCGATCGACGCTGGGTACTGCGCACCGATTCGCCATCGTCCGTCGCCGCCAGCATGGAGCGCTCCCAGGAGTTCGCGGTGCTGCGAGCGGTCCATCAGGCAGGCGTGAAGGTGCCGGAGCCGCTCTGGCTCTGCCAGGACGCCACCGTGCTCGGCCGGGACTTCTTCCTGATGCAGGCCCTGGGTGGCAGCGCCAATGGCCACCGTCTCAGCACCGACCCGGAACTGGAACCCATGCGCAAGGGCCTGTGCCATGAGCTGGGGGCGAGCCTGGCGCGCCTGCACGGCATCACGCCGGATCACCCCGAACTGGGCTTCCTGCCAACGCCGGCGCCGGACCCGGTGCAGGCCAGCATCGACCAGTACCGCCACTACCTCGATGCCTTACCGGGGAGTCACCCGGTGATCGAGTGGGGGCTGCGCTGGTGCGAACTGAACCGTCCGCAACCACGGCCTTCGCGCCTGATCCACCGTGATTACCGCACGGGCAATTACATGGTGGAGGCGGGGCACCTGGCCGGCGTCCTGGATTGGGAGTTCGCCGGCTGGGGCGATCCACGCGAGGACCTTGGCTGGTTCACCGCACGCTGCTGGCGATTCGCCCGTCCTGACCGTGAGGCTGGCGGAGTCGGCGCCCTGGAGGACTTTCTCGGGGGATACCAGGAGGAGTCAGGCTACCGACCGGACCGGGACGAGTTGCGCTATTGGCAGTTGATGGCGCACTTGCGCTGGGCCGTGGTGGCCTTGCAGCAGGTCCAGCGCCATCTGAGCGGACAGCAGCAGTCCCTGGAGCTGGCCCTGACCGGGCGCATGGTTCCGGAACTGGAGCAGGAGATCCTCAAGCTGAGTGGAGCCCCGACATGA